In Ornithinibacter aureus, the genomic stretch GGACAGGTCCTCACGGGCCGGGTTGAGGATGTCGGTCTCCTCCTCCCCCGCGTGGTGGTTGACGGCGGTGGCGAGCTCTTCGAGGGCGGCGTCGTACTTCTTGGTGTCGGTGCCCTTGGCCTCCAGGAACGCGAGCAGGGCCTCGTTGATCTCGGCGTGCTCCTCCTCGCCGTGCTCCTCCTCGTGGGCGCCGATGGCGCGGGCGCGGCGCAGCTCGGGGTAGACCTTCTCCTCCTCGGCCACGGCGTGCGCGACGAGCAGTTCAGCCAGGGCCTCGCGGGCGGCGGCGCGGTCGGTGTCGCTGCGACGGCACTCGCGCAGCAGGTTCTCGAAGAGGCGGTGGTCGTCGAGGATGAGCTCGATGACGTCGCCGGAGGTGGGTCGGGGGATCTCGATGTCAGTCATGGACCCATCGTCACCAATTCACCGACCGAAATGCGCCCGAGCATCCGACTTCGTGAGAAGGACGACGCCGGATGCCGGGTGGGTCAGGGTGCGGGGCGGGCCAGCCAGAGCGTGGTCTCGCCGTACGTGCGGGGCTTGCCGTCCCGTTCGAGCCCGTCGGGCCACGTCGGCTCCGGGCTGCGCTTCGACCGTTCGACGACCACGAGCGCCTCGGGGCCGAGCCATCCTGACGCGAGTCGGGCAAGCGCGGCACCCAGGGCGTCCTCGTCGACGTCGTAGGGCGGGTCGATGAACACCAGGTCGACCTGCTCGAACTCCCCTGGTGCACGCGACAGCGCAGCGTCGACGCTCGAACGCGACACCCGCACCCGTTGACCCAGACCCAGGTCGCGCACGTTGCCCGCGATCACCTCGGCCGCGCGTCGGTCGGACTCCACGAGCAGCACCGACTGCGCTCCCCTGCTGGCGGCCTCGAGCCCGAGAGCCCCGGACCCGGCGTAGAGGTCGAGCACGCGTGAACCGGCCACGGCGCCGCGGGCGTCGAGCGCGCTGAACAGGGCCTCGCGAACCCGGTCACTCGTCGGCCGGGTGCCCGATCCGGGCGGGGTGCGCAGCGTTCGGCCCCCGAGGG encodes the following:
- a CDS encoding hemerythrin domain-containing protein, giving the protein MTDIEIPRPTSGDVIELILDDHRLFENLLRECRRSDTDRAAAREALAELLVAHAVAEEEKVYPELRRARAIGAHEEEHGEEEHAEINEALLAFLEAKGTDTKKYDAALEELATAVNHHAGEEETDILNPAREDLSIDRRESLGVAWATRRNQLLEEGCASAEQVAALIAEAVDEGVLAPEEAREEADAVKDAAKEKAKEIEEAAKK
- the rsmD gene encoding 16S rRNA (guanine(966)-N(2))-methyltransferase RsmD, producing MTRIIAGTLGGRTLRTPPGSGTRPTSDRVREALFSALDARGAVAGSRVLDLYAGSGALGLEAASRGAQSVLLVESDRRAAEVIAGNVRDLGLGQRVRVSRSSVDAALSRAPGEFEQVDLVFIDPPYDVDEDALGAALARLASGWLGPEALVVVERSKRSPEPTWPDGLERDGKPRTYGETTLWLARPAP